A window of Kineosporia sp. NBRC 101731 contains these coding sequences:
- the fabD gene encoding ACP S-malonyltransferase yields the protein MDDTAFVFPGQGSQQVGMGLDLLRQYPDRVRPYYESADEILGMKLSRLCWEGPQEALQSTSVTQPAVFLTSVVTLAVLTEHGLRPGVVAGHSLGEYAALVCAGVLEWTDALRLVRLRGQLMEAVNERTPGRMAAVLGLDLAEVEDLCLLTERVVEVANDNAPGQVVVSGTVDGVEALSEVARAAGATRVVALPVGAPFHCSLMAEVEDEFALALDGTTFRDPVLPVISSVTAAPLTTAAQTRSVLRRQLTGRVRWTEAVRAMAREGAGRFVEVGPGKVLGGLCRRAVPGSAAHATGTLESLSRTVETSRPALR from the coding sequence ATGGACGACACGGCCTTCGTCTTTCCCGGGCAGGGCTCGCAGCAGGTCGGGATGGGTCTCGACCTGCTGCGGCAGTACCCGGACCGGGTGCGGCCCTACTACGAGAGCGCCGACGAGATCCTCGGGATGAAGCTGTCGCGGCTGTGCTGGGAAGGGCCGCAGGAGGCCCTGCAGTCGACGTCGGTGACGCAGCCGGCCGTGTTCCTCACCAGCGTCGTCACTCTCGCGGTGCTGACCGAGCACGGCCTGCGGCCCGGCGTCGTGGCCGGGCACAGTCTGGGGGAGTACGCGGCCCTGGTCTGTGCCGGGGTGCTGGAGTGGACCGACGCGCTGCGGCTGGTGCGGCTTCGGGGGCAGCTGATGGAGGCCGTCAACGAGCGCACACCGGGGCGGATGGCGGCCGTGCTGGGGCTGGACCTGGCCGAGGTCGAGGACCTGTGCCTGCTCACCGAGAGGGTCGTGGAGGTGGCCAACGACAACGCTCCCGGACAGGTCGTGGTCTCCGGCACGGTCGACGGGGTCGAGGCGCTGAGCGAGGTGGCCCGGGCGGCCGGTGCGACCCGGGTGGTCGCCCTGCCGGTCGGGGCGCCGTTCCACTGCAGCTTGATGGCCGAGGTCGAGGACGAGTTCGCCCTGGCCCTGGACGGCACGACGTTTCGGGATCCGGTGCTGCCGGTGATCTCGAGCGTCACGGCCGCGCCGCTGACCACCGCGGCCCAGACCCGGTCGGTGCTGCGGCGTCAGCTCACCGGCCGGGTGCGCTGGACCGAGGCGGTCCGGGCGATGGCGCGCGAGGGCGCCGGCCGGTTCGTCGAGGTGGGCCCGGGAAAGGTGCTCGGCGGTCTGTGCCGCCGGGCGGTCCCGGGTTCGGCCGCCCACGCGACCGGGACGCTGGAGTCCCTGAGCCGCACCGTGGAAACGTCAAGGCCGGCCCTACGTTGA
- a CDS encoding acyl-CoA carboxylase subunit epsilon yields MSELRVTAGNPDADELAALVGALLMLAVAPGGDARRASAGWHRPERPARFVAASSWTGRSGRAGRAGRS; encoded by the coding sequence GTGAGCGAGTTACGGGTCACCGCGGGAAATCCGGACGCGGACGAGCTGGCGGCGCTGGTCGGGGCGCTGCTGATGCTGGCCGTGGCGCCCGGCGGTGACGCCCGCCGGGCCTCGGCCGGGTGGCACCGGCCTGAACGCCCCGCCCGGTTCGTCGCGGCCTCGTCCTGGACCGGTCGGTCGGGTCGTGCAGGTCGTGCAGGCCGGTCATGA
- a CDS encoding SDR family oxidoreductase, whose protein sequence is MGTLENKTALVTGSSRGIGRATALRLAAEGAVVAVHYASNGTAAKETLVAIESAGGKGFLVQAELGVPGDVDTLVTALTAGLVEHTGEARLDILVNNAGIMGGVKPEDLTGEIFDRLMAVNAKAPLFLTLKVLEFMPDGGRIVNIGTGLLRYANPEEIAYSMSKGALDQTSLHLARLLGPRNITVNTVSPGVTNNGTPIFEVPEAREFMANMTAFKRIGEPEDIADVVAFLASNDARWITGTFVDASGGTLLGG, encoded by the coding sequence ATGGGCACTCTGGAGAACAAGACCGCACTGGTGACCGGTTCCAGCCGGGGGATCGGGCGGGCCACGGCCCTGCGCCTGGCCGCCGAGGGCGCCGTGGTCGCGGTGCACTACGCGAGCAACGGCACAGCGGCCAAGGAGACCCTGGTCGCGATCGAGTCGGCCGGTGGCAAGGGCTTTCTCGTGCAGGCCGAGCTGGGGGTGCCCGGTGACGTCGACACCTTGGTCACGGCGCTGACGGCGGGACTGGTCGAGCACACGGGTGAGGCGCGGCTGGACATCCTGGTGAACAACGCCGGGATCATGGGCGGGGTCAAGCCCGAAGACCTGACCGGGGAGATCTTCGACCGGCTGATGGCGGTCAACGCGAAGGCACCGCTGTTCCTCACGCTGAAGGTGCTGGAGTTCATGCCCGACGGCGGCCGGATCGTCAACATCGGTACCGGGTTGCTGCGGTACGCCAACCCGGAGGAGATCGCCTACTCGATGAGCAAGGGGGCGCTCGACCAGACCAGTCTGCACCTGGCCCGTCTGCTGGGGCCGCGCAACATCACGGTCAACACGGTGTCGCCGGGCGTCACCAACAACGGCACGCCGATCTTCGAGGTGCCCGAGGCCCGCGAGTTCATGGCGAACATGACGGCTTTCAAGCGCATCGGGGAGCCGGAGGACATCGCCGACGTGGTGGCGTTCCTGGCCTCGAACGACGCCCGGTGGATCACCGGCACGTTCGTCGACGCCAGCGGCGGCACGCTGCTGGGCGGCTGA
- a CDS encoding FAD-dependent monooxygenase, whose product MPDHPCVLIVGAGPTGLMLAGELRLQGVAVTVIEQLASPSAASRAMTVHARTMEVFDQRGLLPRLGTPGQEPVGHFGGIRLRLDRAASPFPGQWLIPQTRTEQVLEAWAAGLGADVRRGVRLVGLGPGGPGAGPAWATGVGGAGLVAEVAEVAEAVEADMVDASGASVRMVADWVVGCDGENSTVRRLAGFELDGPEADRVLLRADITGIDLPERRFVRLSGGLVTSAKRPGGVTRIIVHEFGAKASLEPDFTEVTEAWFRVTGEDISSGEPVWVNAFGNAQRQATSYRRGRVLLAGDAAHQQMPIGGQAINIGLQDAVNLGWKLAAQVQGWAPPGLLDSYHDERHPVGAAALTEIGAQAMILLGSRDLDEVRSVLGDLLDLPAVQEYLSGRITALDVRYPVSDLPHRLLGARLPPTDLVTPDGPTHTAELLRSGRGLLLELGPDQARQKAGKWRDRVDQVVARAVPDLPAAVLIRPDGHVVWTDESPEPVEVALARWFGQPRETH is encoded by the coding sequence ATGCCGGATCACCCCTGCGTCCTCATCGTCGGCGCCGGCCCGACCGGGCTCATGCTGGCCGGTGAGCTACGGCTTCAGGGCGTGGCGGTGACGGTGATCGAGCAGCTGGCGAGCCCGAGCGCCGCCAGCCGGGCGATGACGGTGCACGCCCGCACGATGGAGGTGTTCGACCAGCGCGGTCTGCTGCCGCGGCTGGGCACGCCGGGTCAGGAGCCGGTCGGGCACTTCGGCGGGATCCGGTTGCGGCTCGACCGGGCGGCGAGCCCGTTCCCGGGCCAGTGGCTGATCCCGCAGACCCGTACCGAGCAGGTCCTGGAGGCATGGGCGGCCGGGCTCGGGGCCGATGTGCGCCGGGGTGTGCGGCTGGTCGGTCTGGGCCCCGGTGGCCCCGGGGCCGGACCGGCGTGGGCGACCGGGGTTGGCGGGGCCGGCTTGGTTGCCGAGGTTGCCGAGGTTGCCGAGGCGGTCGAGGCGGACATGGTGGACGCGTCCGGCGCCTCGGTGCGGATGGTCGCCGATTGGGTGGTCGGCTGCGACGGGGAGAACAGCACGGTGCGCCGGCTGGCCGGGTTCGAGCTGGACGGGCCGGAGGCCGACCGGGTGCTGCTGCGGGCCGACATCACCGGGATCGACCTGCCCGAGCGCCGTTTCGTGCGGCTGTCGGGAGGGCTGGTGACCTCGGCGAAGCGGCCGGGGGGCGTCACCCGGATCATCGTGCACGAGTTCGGCGCGAAGGCCTCGCTGGAGCCGGACTTCACCGAGGTGACCGAGGCCTGGTTCCGGGTCACGGGCGAGGACATCTCCTCGGGTGAACCGGTCTGGGTGAATGCCTTCGGCAATGCTCAACGCCAGGCCACGAGCTACCGCCGGGGCCGGGTGCTGCTGGCGGGCGACGCCGCCCACCAGCAGATGCCGATCGGCGGCCAGGCCATCAACATCGGCCTGCAGGACGCCGTGAACCTGGGCTGGAAACTCGCGGCCCAGGTGCAGGGCTGGGCCCCGCCCGGCCTGCTGGACAGCTATCACGACGAACGCCACCCGGTCGGGGCCGCGGCCCTCACCGAGATCGGCGCCCAGGCCATGATTCTGCTCGGCAGCCGGGACCTGGACGAGGTGCGCTCGGTGCTGGGCGACCTGCTCGACCTGCCGGCGGTGCAGGAGTACCTGTCGGGCCGGATCACCGCGCTGGACGTGAGATACCCCGTGTCCGATCTCCCGCACCGGCTCCTGGGGGCCAGGCTGCCGCCCACTGATCTGGTCACCCCCGACGGCCCTACCCATACCGCCGAACTGTTGCGATCGGGCCGGGGTCTGCTCCTGGAACTCGGCCCCGACCAGGCCCGGCAGAAGGCCGGGAAGTGGCGCGACCGCGTGGATCAGGTCGTCGCCCGCGCGGTACCCGATCTGCCGGCCGCCGTGCTGATCCGTCCCGACGGCCATGTGGTCTGGACCGATGAGAGCCCGGAGCCCGTGGAAGTGGCGCTGGCGCGCTGGTTCGGTCAACCTCGCGAAACCCACTGA
- a CDS encoding AfsR/SARP family transcriptional regulator, which yields MTELVGGIVTLFRLLGCLEITADEGEDAPARPSAPPKVRQLLVYLLLRANQVVLTDDLIEELWGERPPRSAMATLQTYMCHLRKDLGRTWGDGVRIETQPAGYRLHLAPDAIDVHRFRSLVEQAERVSRAGRHESALALLDQALTLWRGPALADVTRGPLLDAYAVHLEEERLRAQELRFDAAFALGLHRDQIAPLRALVRMHPLNEWLHGRLIEALVHTHRRGEALAAYHSLEEILDREMGVPPSEDVRQLQRQMLKVG from the coding sequence GTGACCGAGCTCGTGGGAGGGATCGTGACCTTGTTCCGTCTTCTCGGCTGCCTGGAGATCACCGCGGACGAGGGGGAGGACGCGCCGGCCCGGCCGTCCGCCCCGCCAAAGGTGAGGCAACTGCTCGTCTATCTGCTGCTGCGGGCCAACCAGGTGGTGCTCACCGACGACCTGATCGAGGAACTGTGGGGCGAACGACCCCCACGCAGTGCCATGGCCACCCTGCAGACCTACATGTGTCACCTCCGCAAGGATCTGGGCCGCACCTGGGGTGACGGCGTCCGCATCGAGACCCAGCCCGCCGGATACCGGCTCCATCTGGCTCCCGACGCCATCGACGTCCACCGGTTCCGCTCCCTGGTCGAACAGGCCGAACGGGTCTCCCGGGCCGGCCGCCACGAGTCCGCCCTCGCCCTGCTCGACCAGGCCCTGACGCTCTGGCGCGGCCCCGCGCTCGCCGACGTCACCCGAGGCCCCCTTCTCGACGCCTACGCCGTGCACCTGGAAGAAGAACGGCTGCGCGCCCAGGAACTGCGCTTCGACGCCGCCTTCGCCCTCGGCCTGCACCGCGACCAGATCGCCCCGCTGCGTGCCCTCGTCCGCATGCACCCCCTCAACGAGTGGCTGCACGGCCGGCTCATCGAGGCGCTCGTACACACCCATCGCCGGGGCGAGGCGCTCGCCGCCTACCACAGCCTCGAGGAGATCCTGGATCGCGAGATGGGGGTGCCGCCGTCCGAAGACGTCCGGCAGCTCCAGCGACAGATGCTGAAAGTGGGCTGA
- a CDS encoding response regulator transcription factor: MTVFADSENTRIALVDDHSLLREGLRQILETQHDFEVVGEAESSPEAVSLVERTQPDVVLLDVEIPGNHVTVTVQQMREVSPLTMVVVLSMFDSPQLIRELIDLQIHAYLLKTTSKYELIGVVRAARPDSNRCVLSVSRPTLEKLSASSLVPDASTDRSALTERELEVLRLTAEALSNAQIATRLGVPQPAIKRHLRNIFVKLDAVSRIDAVNRAVAAGLIGSPAPATGPHRIIHETGSPRAVS; this comes from the coding sequence GTGACCGTCTTCGCAGATTCCGAGAACACCCGGATCGCCCTGGTCGACGACCATTCCCTGCTGCGCGAGGGACTGCGGCAGATCCTCGAGACACAGCACGATTTCGAGGTCGTGGGCGAGGCCGAGAGCAGTCCCGAGGCCGTCAGCCTGGTCGAGCGCACCCAGCCCGACGTGGTGCTGCTCGACGTCGAGATCCCCGGCAACCACGTCACGGTCACGGTGCAGCAGATGCGCGAGGTCTCCCCGCTGACCATGGTCGTCGTGCTGTCGATGTTCGACTCCCCGCAGCTCATCCGGGAGCTCATCGACCTGCAGATCCACGCCTACCTGCTGAAGACCACCAGCAAGTACGAGCTGATCGGCGTGGTCCGGGCCGCCCGGCCCGACAGCAACCGCTGCGTGCTGTCGGTCTCCCGGCCCACCCTGGAGAAACTGAGCGCTTCCTCCCTGGTGCCCGACGCGTCCACTGATCGTTCCGCCCTGACCGAACGCGAACTGGAGGTGCTCCGGCTCACCGCCGAGGCCCTGAGCAACGCCCAGATCGCCACCCGGCTGGGCGTTCCGCAGCCGGCGATCAAACGTCATCTGCGCAACATCTTCGTCAAGCTCGACGCGGTCTCGCGCATCGACGCGGTGAACCGGGCGGTGGCGGCCGGACTCATCGGGTCCCCCGCCCCCGCGACCGGCCCGCACCGCATCATCCACGAGACCGGTTCACCACGCGCCGTCTCATGA
- the rfbA gene encoding glucose-1-phosphate thymidylyltransferase RfbA gives MRGIILAGGTGSRLFPITKAISKQLMPIYDKPMIYYPLSTLMMAGIREILVITTPWERSQFERLLGDGSELGIHIEFADQPQPDGLAQAFIIGADFIGDEPVALILGDNIFYGRGLGAALRDCVDPVGARVFAYHVSDPGAYAVVDFDDAGQVLSIEEKPAAPKSNYAVPGLYFYDNDVVDIARSVRPSHRGELEITTVNEHYLERGLLRVNVLERGTAWLDTGTFGSMMDAGEFVQVIETRQGHLVGCPEEVAWRNGWIDDSGLITLAAAMEKSGYGTYLMNLLAARTWSAGSQPEGAR, from the coding sequence ATGCGAGGAATCATTCTGGCCGGGGGCACCGGCAGCAGGCTCTTCCCGATCACCAAGGCCATCAGCAAGCAGCTGATGCCGATCTACGACAAGCCGATGATCTACTACCCGCTCTCCACCCTGATGATGGCCGGTATCCGCGAGATCCTCGTCATCACCACCCCCTGGGAGCGCTCGCAGTTCGAGCGGCTGCTCGGTGACGGCTCCGAGCTGGGCATCCACATCGAGTTCGCCGACCAGCCGCAGCCCGACGGCCTGGCCCAGGCCTTCATCATCGGCGCCGACTTCATCGGCGACGAGCCGGTCGCGCTGATCCTGGGTGACAACATCTTCTACGGCCGGGGTCTGGGCGCTGCTCTGCGGGACTGCGTCGATCCAGTAGGGGCAAGGGTTTTCGCCTACCACGTGTCGGATCCGGGGGCCTACGCGGTGGTCGACTTCGACGACGCCGGGCAGGTGCTCTCGATCGAGGAGAAGCCCGCGGCGCCGAAGAGCAACTACGCCGTGCCCGGCCTCTACTTCTACGACAACGACGTGGTCGACATCGCCCGGTCGGTGCGCCCCAGCCACCGCGGCGAGCTGGAGATCACCACCGTCAACGAGCACTACCTGGAGCGGGGACTGCTGCGGGTGAACGTGCTGGAGCGCGGCACGGCCTGGCTCGACACCGGAACCTTCGGGTCGATGATGGACGCCGGCGAGTTCGTGCAGGTCATCGAGACCCGGCAGGGTCATCTGGTGGGTTGCCCGGAAGAGGTGGCCTGGCGCAACGGCTGGATCGACGACTCCGGGCTGATCACCCTGGCCGCGGCCATGGAGAAGTCCGGGTACGGCACCTACCTGATGAATCTTCTGGCGGCCCGCACCTGGAGCGCCGGATCCCAGCCGGAAGGAGCGAGATGA
- a CDS encoding acyl-CoA carboxylase subunit beta, producing the protein MHPTRRVVHHLVEELDEIKRSARAVNPKATERQRSKGKLTPYERIELLLDEESFTEIEPLRRHRATGFGLEDRRPHTDGVVTGWGTIEGRTVFVYAHDFRIFGGALGEAHAQKIHKVMDLALSAGAPLVSLNDGAGARIQEGVTALAGYGGIFVRNTRASGVIPQISVMLGPCAGGAAYSPALTDFVFMVRDTSQMFITGPDVVQAVTGEQETLDGLGGADVHAGTSGVAHFVYEDEESCLADVRYLVSMLPQNNRELPPVTPTDDPADRSGDGLMDLVPTDPNRAYDMTEVIGQVVDDGEFFEVHEAWAQNVICALARLDGHVVGIVANQPSRLAGALDIQASEKAARFVQFCDAFNIPLVTLVDVPGFLPGVQQEHSGIIRHGAKLLYAYCNATVPRISLVLRKAYGGAYIVMDSRSIGADLALAWPTNEIAVMGAEGAANVIFRHEIKAAGDPVATAARMAKEYRTALMHPYYAAERGLVDDVIDPADTRRTLIRSLDMLRQKHAELPSRKHGNPPQ; encoded by the coding sequence ATGCATCCCACCCGCCGGGTGGTCCATCACCTGGTCGAGGAGCTCGACGAGATCAAGCGGTCGGCCCGGGCCGTGAACCCGAAGGCGACCGAACGTCAGCGGTCCAAGGGCAAGCTGACCCCGTACGAGCGCATCGAGCTGCTGCTGGACGAGGAGTCGTTCACCGAGATCGAGCCGCTGCGACGGCACCGGGCCACCGGGTTCGGCCTGGAAGACCGCCGCCCGCACACCGACGGTGTCGTGACCGGCTGGGGAACGATCGAGGGGCGAACGGTTTTCGTCTACGCCCACGACTTCCGGATCTTCGGCGGGGCGCTCGGTGAGGCCCACGCTCAGAAGATCCACAAGGTGATGGATCTGGCCCTGAGCGCTGGGGCGCCGCTGGTCTCGCTGAACGACGGGGCCGGTGCGCGCATCCAGGAGGGCGTGACGGCCCTGGCCGGCTACGGCGGGATCTTCGTGCGCAACACCCGGGCCTCGGGGGTGATCCCGCAGATCTCGGTGATGCTGGGCCCGTGCGCGGGCGGGGCGGCCTACTCGCCGGCCCTGACCGACTTCGTCTTCATGGTGCGGGACACCTCGCAGATGTTCATCACCGGGCCGGACGTGGTGCAGGCCGTGACCGGTGAGCAGGAGACCCTGGACGGGCTGGGCGGTGCCGACGTGCACGCCGGCACCTCGGGGGTGGCGCACTTCGTCTACGAGGACGAGGAGTCGTGCCTGGCCGACGTGCGCTACCTGGTCTCGATGCTGCCGCAGAACAACCGCGAGCTGCCGCCGGTGACGCCCACCGACGACCCGGCCGACCGCTCGGGCGACGGCCTGATGGACCTGGTGCCGACCGACCCGAACCGGGCCTACGACATGACCGAGGTGATCGGGCAGGTCGTCGACGACGGTGAGTTCTTCGAGGTGCACGAGGCCTGGGCCCAGAACGTGATCTGCGCGCTGGCCCGGCTCGACGGTCACGTCGTGGGCATCGTGGCCAATCAGCCCAGCCGTCTGGCCGGGGCCCTCGACATCCAGGCCAGTGAGAAGGCCGCGCGGTTCGTGCAGTTCTGCGACGCGTTCAACATTCCCCTGGTGACGCTGGTCGACGTGCCCGGGTTCCTGCCGGGTGTGCAGCAGGAGCACTCGGGCATCATCCGGCACGGGGCGAAGCTGCTGTACGCGTACTGCAACGCCACGGTGCCGCGGATCTCGCTGGTGTTGCGCAAGGCCTACGGCGGCGCGTACATCGTGATGGACTCCCGGTCGATCGGGGCCGACCTGGCCCTGGCCTGGCCCACCAACGAGATCGCGGTGATGGGCGCGGAGGGCGCGGCCAACGTCATCTTCCGGCACGAGATCAAGGCCGCGGGCGACCCGGTGGCCACGGCCGCGCGGATGGCCAAGGAGTACCGCACCGCTCTCATGCATCCCTACTACGCGGCCGAACGCGGCCTGGTCGACGACGTGATCGATCCGGCCGACACCCGCCGTACCCTGATCCGCTCGCTGGACATGCTCCGCCAGAAGCACGCGGAGCTGCCCTCGCGCAAGCACGGGAACCCGCCCCAGTGA
- a CDS encoding aromatase/cyclase: protein MSDEGFRQVEHAVEIAAPAPAVYRLIAEVENWPRLFPPTIHVEHLERGEGSERIRIWATANGSAKTWTSRRVLDPKAMRIEFRQEVSAPPVATMGGTWIVEAISPATSRVRLLHDYRAVDDDPAGLEWIEQAVDRNSRSELAALKKSVELVTDGSLVLSFEDTVHIDGSAQDVYDFLNEAQRWTERLPHVAAVKLSEDVPGLQLLSMDTRTKDGSTHTTTSVRVCFPGERIVYKQIVVPALMTLHTGYWRLEEDSTGTSATSQHTVIINTENITKILGPDAGVEEARTFVRTALSGNSTATLMKAKAFAEGARKLAGNRV, encoded by the coding sequence ATGTCAGACGAAGGTTTCCGGCAGGTCGAGCACGCCGTCGAGATCGCCGCGCCGGCCCCGGCCGTGTACCGGCTGATTGCCGAGGTGGAGAACTGGCCCCGGCTGTTCCCGCCGACCATCCACGTGGAGCACCTGGAGCGGGGCGAGGGCTCCGAGCGCATCCGGATCTGGGCCACGGCCAACGGATCGGCCAAGACCTGGACCTCCCGGCGGGTTCTCGACCCGAAGGCGATGAGGATCGAGTTCCGCCAGGAGGTCTCGGCGCCGCCGGTGGCCACGATGGGGGGCACCTGGATCGTCGAGGCGATCTCCCCGGCCACGTCCCGGGTGCGGCTCCTGCACGACTACCGCGCGGTCGACGACGACCCGGCCGGCCTGGAGTGGATCGAGCAGGCCGTCGACCGCAACAGCCGCTCGGAGCTGGCGGCGCTGAAGAAGAGCGTCGAGCTGGTCACGGACGGCTCACTGGTGCTGTCGTTCGAGGACACCGTGCACATCGACGGTTCCGCGCAGGACGTCTACGACTTCCTCAACGAGGCCCAGCGGTGGACCGAACGGCTGCCGCACGTGGCCGCGGTCAAGCTCTCCGAAGATGTGCCCGGGCTGCAACTGCTCTCGATGGACACCCGCACCAAGGACGGTTCCACCCACACCACCACCTCGGTGCGGGTCTGCTTCCCGGGTGAGCGCATCGTCTACAAGCAGATCGTGGTGCCGGCCCTGATGACGCTGCACACCGGTTACTGGCGGCTGGAGGAGGACAGCACCGGCACGTCCGCCACCTCGCAGCACACGGTGATCATCAACACCGAAAACATCACGAAGATCCTCGGGCCGGACGCCGGCGTCGAGGAGGCCCGGACGTTCGTCCGTACTGCCCTGAGCGGCAACAGCACCGCAACCCTGATGAAGGCGAAAGCGTTCGCCGAGGGTGCCCGCAAGCTCGCCGGGAACCGAGTCTGA
- a CDS encoding histidine kinase produces MAQLLHDNQELILSRYGRYLDQIDSFQLADAPIRHLIMTEARVVLDEMKESMSGHFSRTNRHGVLVERRITTLPGSEVIHPTDSLVAAGKLIRSVTETMAACLAQLPDSARVTADFTVLLNETTFAHILATSQAYANQRLEEIRLANEEERLRISRELHDRVGNTLSLALRQIETAQEITPPGGGARQVLRQAQQQVSEAMETTRHVLAGLRLQSPKESLKAALDSQIGQLAQHEVRTEVTVNGDESWLSDDLRGEVFLIVNEAVRNALTHSDPDHLFVSIEILPRELRATIEDDGSGFDTGPPPGDGNVFAGTGLRSMQERAQLVGARLRIHSQRRYGTRLDLIVPLPPADLVRS; encoded by the coding sequence GTGGCGCAACTGCTTCACGATAATCAAGAGCTGATTCTCAGCCGGTACGGCAGATATCTCGACCAGATCGACAGCTTCCAGCTCGCCGATGCCCCGATCCGCCATCTCATCATGACCGAGGCCCGGGTGGTGCTGGACGAGATGAAAGAATCGATGTCCGGCCATTTCTCACGTACCAACCGACACGGGGTGCTGGTCGAGCGCCGGATCACGACCCTCCCGGGCTCGGAGGTCATCCATCCCACCGACTCGCTGGTTGCCGCAGGCAAGCTGATCCGCTCCGTCACCGAGACGATGGCCGCCTGCCTCGCGCAGCTACCCGATTCCGCCCGGGTGACGGCTGACTTCACCGTCCTGCTGAACGAGACAACCTTCGCGCACATCCTGGCCACCTCGCAGGCCTACGCCAACCAGCGCCTGGAGGAGATCCGGCTGGCCAACGAGGAGGAGCGCCTGCGGATCTCCCGGGAGCTGCACGACCGGGTCGGCAACACCCTGAGTCTGGCCCTGCGCCAGATCGAGACCGCGCAGGAGATCACGCCCCCCGGCGGCGGGGCGAGACAGGTGCTGAGACAGGCGCAGCAGCAGGTCAGCGAAGCGATGGAGACGACCCGCCACGTGCTGGCCGGGCTACGTCTGCAGTCTCCCAAGGAATCACTGAAGGCCGCTCTGGACAGTCAGATCGGCCAGCTCGCACAGCACGAGGTGCGCACCGAGGTCACGGTGAACGGCGACGAGAGCTGGCTGTCGGACGACCTGCGCGGCGAGGTGTTCCTCATCGTCAACGAGGCGGTGCGCAACGCCCTGACCCACTCCGACCCCGACCACCTGTTCGTCTCCATCGAGATCCTGCCCCGCGAGTTGCGGGCCACGATCGAGGACGACGGCTCGGGTTTCGACACCGGCCCACCTCCGGGTGACGGGAACGTCTTCGCCGGCACCGGGCTGCGGTCCATGCAGGAACGGGCCCAGCTGGTCGGCGCGCGGCTGCGGATCCACAGCCAGCGCCGCTACGGCACCCGCCTGGACCTGATCGTGCCGTTGCCGCCCGCCGATCTGGTCAGGAGCTGA